The proteins below come from a single Corynebacterium glyciniphilum AJ 3170 genomic window:
- the tpiA gene encoding triose-phosphate isomerase, with protein sequence MSRTPLIAGNWKMNLNHLEAIQVVQKFAFALPKDYYEHVDVAVIPPFTDIRSVQTVVDGEKIPLTYGAQDVSVHESGAYTGEVSAAMLAKLGCSWAVVGHSERRQYHGEDDATVAAKAKAALGSGLAPIVCVGEPLEVRESGEHVSYVVDQTRASLEGLSAADLGRVVIAYEPVWAIGTGKVASAADAQEVCAAIRGLIGELADQQTAAGMRILYGGSVKTDSVAEIVGQPDVDGGLVGGASLDGEDFARLCAAAAKAGS encoded by the coding sequence ATGTCACGCACCCCCCTGATCGCCGGCAACTGGAAGATGAACCTCAATCACCTGGAAGCTATCCAGGTGGTCCAGAAGTTCGCCTTCGCCCTGCCCAAGGACTACTACGAGCACGTCGACGTCGCCGTGATCCCGCCGTTCACCGACATCCGCAGCGTGCAGACCGTCGTCGACGGTGAGAAGATCCCGCTGACCTACGGGGCGCAGGACGTCTCCGTCCACGAGTCCGGTGCCTACACCGGTGAGGTCTCCGCCGCCATGCTCGCCAAGCTCGGCTGCAGCTGGGCCGTGGTCGGTCACTCCGAGCGTCGTCAGTACCACGGGGAGGACGACGCCACCGTCGCCGCGAAGGCCAAGGCCGCCCTCGGCTCCGGTCTCGCCCCGATCGTGTGCGTCGGCGAGCCCCTGGAGGTCCGCGAGTCCGGCGAGCACGTCAGCTACGTCGTCGACCAGACCCGCGCCTCGCTGGAGGGACTGTCTGCCGCCGATCTCGGTCGCGTCGTCATCGCCTACGAGCCGGTATGGGCCATCGGTACCGGCAAGGTCGCTTCCGCCGCTGACGCCCAGGAGGTCTGTGCGGCGATCCGTGGACTCATCGGCGAGCTGGCTGACCAGCAGACCGCCGCCGGCATGCGCATCCTCTACGGTGGCTCTGTCAAGACCGACTCCGTCGCCGAAATCGTCGGCCAGCCCGACGTGGACGGTGGACTCGTCGGAGGTGCCAGCCTTGACGGCGAGGATTTCGCACGGCTGTGCGCTGCCGCTGCGAAGGCGGGCAGCTAA
- a CDS encoding glucose-6-phosphate dehydrogenase assembly protein OpcA, whose translation MPLTTFTDAGDHAAVVDLGTTTTHELTDQLHRLREERGEIATGRVLTLIVSVRSEEDLDTVVNATVDASREHPARVIFVVHDRSTTDVSMDAAIHLGGTAGASEMILMRLHGALADHADNAVTPLLLPDTPVVVWWPFTSPRNPAADSLGALATRRITDSFADAAAGRGAEAIFRRRIGYALGDSDLVWSRITPWRGLLSSALDQRAGDTIQSAEVSGPADDPAVDIAAGWLADRLNVPVTRCADGSPAVPLDDEGEPMSPIQRTIIYCTEGTVELTVVNHRSVRVSTGVGTDTLVNLSRRHVGDCLAEELRHLEPDRAFGQALHGLPRVRTPRDGMSASIPFSAQESTR comes from the coding sequence ATGCCATTGACTACATTCACCGATGCCGGCGATCACGCCGCCGTCGTCGACCTGGGCACCACGACCACCCACGAGTTGACCGACCAGCTGCACCGTCTGCGCGAAGAGCGCGGCGAGATCGCCACCGGTCGGGTTCTGACCCTCATCGTCTCGGTGCGTTCTGAAGAGGACCTCGACACCGTGGTCAACGCCACCGTCGATGCGTCCCGTGAACATCCCGCGCGCGTTATCTTCGTGGTCCACGACCGGTCGACCACCGACGTCAGCATGGACGCCGCGATCCACCTGGGAGGTACGGCGGGCGCTTCCGAGATGATCCTCATGCGACTGCACGGCGCACTCGCCGATCATGCGGACAATGCGGTCACTCCCCTGCTGCTTCCGGACACCCCGGTTGTCGTGTGGTGGCCGTTCACCTCTCCCCGGAACCCGGCCGCCGATTCGCTGGGCGCCCTGGCGACCCGTCGTATCACCGACAGCTTCGCCGACGCGGCTGCGGGGCGGGGCGCCGAAGCGATCTTCCGCCGCCGTATCGGTTATGCACTGGGCGACTCGGATCTGGTGTGGAGCCGGATCACGCCGTGGCGTGGGCTGCTGTCCAGTGCGCTCGACCAACGTGCCGGGGACACTATCCAGTCCGCGGAGGTGTCCGGCCCCGCCGATGACCCGGCCGTCGACATCGCTGCAGGGTGGCTTGCCGATCGTCTCAATGTCCCGGTGACCCGCTGCGCCGACGGCTCTCCTGCGGTGCCACTCGACGACGAGGGCGAGCCGATGTCGCCGATCCAGCGCACCATCATCTACTGCACGGAGGGCACGGTGGAACTCACGGTGGTCAATCACCGCTCCGTGCGGGTGAGCACGGGTGTGGGGACGGATACGCTTGTGAACCTCTCCCGACGCCACGTCGGTGACTGTCTCGCAGAGGAGCTGCGCCATCTCGAACCGGACCGTGCGTTCGGCCAGGCGCTGCACGGTCTGCCACGCGTCCGGACTCCGCGAGACGGTATGAGTGCCTCGATCCCTTTTTCTGCACAGGAGAGCACGCGATGA
- the tal gene encoding transaldolase, with protein sequence MNHVTELAAAGTSVWLDDLSRDRLTTGNLAELISDSGIVGVTTNPAIFAKAMSAGTAYDAQVGELKTSGADVTDAVFAMAVEDVRNACDAFAAVHSASDGVDGRVSIEVDPRLADDREATVAQAKKLHADVGRDNVMIKIPATEACLPAITEVLAAGISVNVTLIFSVDRYRQVIAAFIEGIAQAQSNGHDVATIHSVASFFVSRVDTEIDRRLDEIGTAAALAVRGKAGLANARLAYEAFAADLVQDSRWQQLEAAGAHPQRPLWASTGVKNPDYPDTLYVTGLVGPQTVNTMPEDTLNATLDHATVSGDTLSGTGDDAREVFAALEDLGVDLNDVFVVLEHEGVEKFVSSWQELLDTIGERL encoded by the coding sequence GTGAACCACGTAACCGAACTCGCCGCCGCCGGTACCTCCGTGTGGCTGGACGACCTGTCCCGCGACCGACTCACCACCGGTAATCTTGCTGAGCTGATCAGCGACTCCGGCATCGTCGGGGTCACCACCAACCCGGCGATCTTCGCCAAGGCCATGTCCGCGGGCACTGCCTACGACGCCCAGGTCGGCGAACTCAAGACCTCCGGCGCCGATGTCACCGACGCTGTGTTCGCCATGGCCGTCGAGGACGTCCGCAACGCCTGCGACGCCTTCGCCGCCGTCCACTCGGCCTCCGACGGCGTCGACGGACGCGTCTCCATCGAGGTCGACCCCCGACTCGCCGATGACCGCGAGGCCACGGTGGCACAGGCCAAGAAGCTGCACGCGGATGTCGGACGCGACAACGTGATGATCAAGATCCCCGCCACCGAGGCGTGCCTGCCGGCGATCACCGAGGTGCTGGCCGCCGGGATCAGCGTGAATGTCACCCTGATCTTCAGCGTCGACCGTTACCGCCAGGTCATTGCCGCCTTCATCGAGGGGATCGCCCAGGCGCAGTCCAACGGACACGACGTCGCGACGATCCACTCCGTCGCCAGTTTCTTCGTCTCCCGCGTCGACACTGAGATCGACCGTCGGCTCGACGAGATCGGCACGGCGGCCGCCTTGGCGGTGCGTGGCAAGGCTGGGCTGGCCAACGCCCGCCTGGCCTACGAGGCGTTCGCCGCGGACCTGGTGCAGGACTCGCGCTGGCAGCAGTTGGAGGCCGCAGGCGCCCACCCGCAGCGACCGCTGTGGGCATCCACCGGTGTGAAGAACCCCGACTACCCCGACACCCTGTACGTCACCGGTCTCGTCGGCCCGCAGACGGTGAACACCATGCCCGAGGACACCCTCAACGCCACCCTCGACCACGCCACGGTCTCCGGCGACACCCTCAGCGGTACCGGGGACGATGCCCGCGAGGTCTTCGCCGCGCTGGAGGATCTGGGTGTCGATCTCAACGATGTCTTCGTCGTTCTCGAGCACGAGGGCGTGGAGAAGTTCGTCAGCTCCTGGCAGGAGTTGCTCGACACCATCGGGGAGCGTCTGTGA
- the gap gene encoding type I glyceraldehyde-3-phosphate dehydrogenase encodes MTVRVGINGFGRIGRNFFRALRESGADLEVVAFNDLTDNKTLANLLKYDSILGRLDAEVSYDDESITVDGKRIVVTAERDPQNLTWGELDVDIVIESTGFFTDATAAKAHIDAGAKKVIISAPAKNEDATFVVGVNHTDYDPAKHTIISNASCTTNCLAPMAKVLDEEFGIVKGLMTTIHAYTGDQRLHDAPHKDLRRARAAALNIVPTSTGAAKAVSLVLPQLKGKLDGYALRVPVPTGSVTDLTFEASSDVTVDQVNAAIKKHAEGELKGVLAYSDDEPLVSTDIVGDSHSSIFDSGLTKVIGNQVKVVSWYDNEWGYSRRLVDLAAYVGERL; translated from the coding sequence GTGACGGTACGGGTAGGAATCAACGGGTTCGGCAGGATCGGCCGCAACTTCTTCCGCGCTCTCCGCGAAAGCGGCGCAGACCTTGAGGTCGTCGCCTTCAACGACCTCACCGACAACAAGACCCTGGCCAACCTGCTGAAGTACGACTCCATCCTGGGGCGTCTGGACGCCGAGGTCAGTTACGACGACGAGTCCATCACCGTGGACGGCAAGCGCATCGTCGTCACCGCCGAGCGCGATCCCCAGAACCTCACGTGGGGCGAGCTGGACGTCGACATCGTCATCGAGTCCACCGGCTTCTTCACCGACGCGACCGCCGCCAAGGCGCACATCGACGCAGGCGCCAAGAAGGTCATCATCTCCGCACCGGCGAAGAACGAGGACGCGACGTTCGTCGTCGGTGTGAACCACACCGACTACGACCCGGCGAAGCACACCATCATCTCCAATGCCTCGTGCACCACCAACTGTCTGGCGCCGATGGCGAAGGTGCTCGACGAGGAGTTCGGCATCGTCAAGGGTCTGATGACCACCATCCACGCCTACACCGGCGACCAGCGCCTGCACGACGCCCCCCACAAGGACCTGCGTCGTGCCCGTGCCGCGGCCCTGAACATCGTGCCGACCTCCACTGGTGCCGCCAAGGCCGTGTCCCTGGTACTCCCGCAGCTCAAGGGCAAGCTGGACGGCTACGCCCTGCGTGTGCCGGTGCCCACCGGTTCGGTGACTGACCTGACCTTCGAGGCGTCCTCCGACGTCACTGTCGATCAGGTAAACGCCGCCATTAAGAAGCATGCCGAGGGCGAGCTCAAGGGCGTTCTGGCGTACTCCGACGATGAGCCGCTGGTCTCCACCGATATCGTGGGCGACTCACACTCCTCGATCTTCGACTCCGGGCTGACCAAGGTGATCGGCAACCAGGTCAAGGTCGTGTCCTGGTACGACAATGAGTGGGGCTACTCCCGCCGCCTGGTCGATCTCGCCGCCTACGTCGGTGAGCGGCTCTAG
- the pgl gene encoding 6-phosphogluconolactonase, producing the protein MSDTRNLEVRGWKTGDDLAHGVAREIVELLAGVQRDGGVSDDGFARIVLTGGGAGGAVLRELAALDHAARVAADSFPVTAVDWGKVHVFFGDERFVPSGTSGATARNDELAETELLSHVDIPEVNVHRVAVPRDGEPADGSGLDAAAVEYAEAVAAFAPDGFDLHLLGMGPEGHVNSLFPNTGDLSPEPGTLVVAVRDCPKPPAERVSLTLEAIHASTEVWLLVTGEAKREAADEVVSGTDPAQWPAAGVSGARRTVLHVDAAADPR; encoded by the coding sequence ATGAGCGACACACGGAACCTCGAGGTCAGAGGGTGGAAGACCGGCGATGATCTCGCTCACGGCGTCGCCCGGGAGATTGTTGAGCTGCTGGCCGGCGTCCAGCGTGACGGTGGAGTCAGCGACGACGGCTTCGCCCGGATCGTGCTCACCGGTGGCGGGGCCGGTGGTGCGGTGCTGCGGGAGCTCGCCGCACTCGACCATGCGGCCCGTGTTGCCGCTGATTCCTTCCCCGTCACCGCCGTCGACTGGGGCAAGGTGCATGTCTTCTTCGGCGACGAGCGTTTCGTCCCGTCGGGCACCAGTGGGGCCACCGCACGCAACGATGAGCTGGCTGAGACTGAACTCCTCTCCCACGTGGACATTCCCGAGGTGAACGTGCACCGTGTCGCTGTCCCCCGCGACGGTGAGCCAGCCGACGGATCGGGCCTCGACGCCGCAGCGGTGGAATACGCCGAGGCGGTGGCGGCCTTCGCCCCCGACGGATTCGACCTGCATCTGTTGGGGATGGGACCGGAAGGACACGTCAATTCCCTCTTCCCGAACACCGGTGACCTCAGTCCCGAGCCCGGGACGCTGGTGGTTGCGGTGCGCGACTGCCCCAAACCCCCGGCCGAGCGGGTGTCACTGACCCTCGAGGCGATCCACGCGTCGACAGAGGTCTGGCTCCTGGTCACCGGTGAGGCCAAGCGTGAGGCGGCCGACGAGGTCGTGTCCGGCACGGATCCTGCCCAATGGCCGGCCGCCGGGGTGTCGGGGGCCCGGCGGACCGTCCTGCATGTCGATGCAGCGGCAGATCCGCGCTGA
- the secG gene encoding preprotein translocase subunit SecG, whose product MVLSLQIVLVVTSLILGLSVLLHKGKGGGLSSLFGGGMQSSLSGSTVVEKNLDRLTVTTAVIWIAAIVGLNLVVHYNVG is encoded by the coding sequence ATGGTTCTCTCCCTCCAGATCGTTCTGGTGGTCACCAGCCTCATCCTGGGGCTGTCCGTTCTTCTCCACAAGGGGAAGGGTGGCGGTCTGTCGAGCCTCTTCGGTGGCGGTATGCAGTCGAGCCTGTCCGGCTCCACGGTCGTGGAGAAGAACCTCGACCGGCTGACGGTCACCACCGCCGTGATCTGGATCGCCGCCATCGTCGGGCTGAACCTGGTCGTCCACTACAACGTGGGCTGA
- the zwf gene encoding glucose-6-phosphate dehydrogenase, giving the protein MSSESPLWENPLRDSADRRVPRIAGPSGLVIFGVTGDLARRKLLPAVYDLANRGLLPAGFSLIGYGRRDWTKEEFEAEVLDAVRDRVRTPWRQAVWEQLAAGIQFVKGDFVTDSAFDDLAAMTRRMDEERGTGGNWAYYLSVPPQYFSEVCNQLERSGLADSTDGWKRVVIEKPFGHDEDSATELNRIVNSVFPESSVFRIDHYLGKETVQNILVLRFANQMFEPLFSSGYIDHVQITMAEDIGLGGRAGYYDGIGAARDVMQNHLLQLLALVAMDEPVTFSPDELKAEKLKVLKATRPVGPFAQTTARGQYTAGWQGSEYVPGLREEEGFDPASTTETYAAATFEINSRRWAGVPFHLRTGKRLGRRVTEIALVFKDAPHQSFSPEQTEAQKSNVLVIRVQPDEGVLLRFGSKVPGSAMDVRDVNMDFSYSEAFTEQSPEAYERLILDALLDEASLFPTNEEVEESWRILDPVLNYWATAGRPEDYESGTWGPSGADRMLSRHGRKWRRP; this is encoded by the coding sequence GTGAGTTCCGAGTCCCCCCTGTGGGAGAACCCTCTCCGAGACTCTGCGGACCGCCGTGTCCCGCGGATCGCCGGGCCCAGTGGCCTGGTGATTTTCGGCGTGACGGGTGACCTCGCGCGTCGTAAGCTCCTCCCGGCGGTCTACGATCTGGCCAACCGCGGCCTGCTGCCCGCCGGCTTCAGCCTCATCGGCTACGGACGCCGGGACTGGACCAAGGAAGAGTTCGAGGCGGAGGTGCTCGATGCGGTCCGTGACCGGGTGCGTACTCCCTGGCGGCAGGCGGTGTGGGAGCAGCTCGCTGCCGGAATCCAGTTCGTCAAGGGTGATTTCGTCACCGACTCCGCCTTCGATGATCTGGCGGCCATGACCCGCCGTATGGACGAGGAACGTGGCACCGGCGGCAACTGGGCCTACTACCTGTCCGTGCCGCCCCAGTACTTCTCCGAGGTCTGCAACCAGCTCGAACGTTCAGGGCTGGCGGACTCCACCGACGGCTGGAAGCGCGTGGTCATCGAGAAGCCCTTCGGTCATGACGAGGATTCGGCCACCGAACTCAACCGCATCGTCAATTCCGTGTTCCCGGAGTCCTCGGTCTTCCGGATCGACCACTACCTCGGTAAGGAGACCGTCCAGAACATCCTGGTGCTGCGTTTCGCCAACCAGATGTTCGAGCCGCTGTTCAGCTCCGGTTACATCGACCACGTGCAGATCACCATGGCCGAGGACATCGGCCTGGGTGGCCGGGCCGGATACTACGACGGTATCGGTGCGGCCCGGGACGTCATGCAGAACCACCTGCTGCAGCTGCTCGCGCTGGTGGCGATGGACGAGCCGGTGACCTTCTCCCCCGACGAGCTCAAGGCAGAGAAACTCAAGGTTCTCAAGGCGACCCGACCGGTCGGCCCGTTTGCGCAGACCACGGCCCGGGGCCAGTACACGGCCGGGTGGCAGGGGTCCGAGTACGTTCCCGGGCTCCGTGAGGAGGAGGGTTTCGACCCCGCATCCACCACGGAGACTTACGCTGCAGCCACGTTCGAGATCAATTCACGACGGTGGGCCGGTGTGCCGTTCCACCTGCGTACGGGTAAGCGGCTGGGCCGTCGGGTCACGGAGATCGCACTGGTCTTCAAGGACGCGCCCCACCAGTCCTTCAGCCCGGAACAGACTGAGGCGCAGAAGTCGAACGTCCTGGTCATCCGGGTTCAGCCCGATGAGGGCGTGCTCCTGCGGTTCGGGTCGAAGGTTCCAGGCTCGGCCATGGACGTCCGGGACGTGAACATGGACTTCTCCTACTCCGAGGCTTTCACCGAGCAGTCGCCGGAAGCCTACGAACGTCTCATCCTCGACGCCCTGCTGGACGAGGCCAGCCTCTTCCCCACCAACGAGGAGGTCGAGGAATCCTGGCGGATCCTGGATCCGGTGCTGAACTACTGGGCCACCGCAGGACGTCCCGAAGACTACGAGTCCGGTACCTGGGGTCCCTCCGGTGCCGACCGGATGCTGTCCCGACACGGCAGGAAATGGAGGCGTCCCTGA
- a CDS encoding phosphoglycerate kinase → MTVKTIDDLIADGVEGRHVLVRADLNVPLKDGDITDPGRIDASVPTLRRLIDAGARVIVTAHLGRPKGEVNPEFSLAPVAEALAERLDQWVPLAQDVTGEDAHERANGLNDGDILLLENVRFDARETSKDEAERQAFATELAALTGDNGAFVSDGFGVVHRRQASVYDVAALLPHYAGGLVQSELEVLKTVSENPAQPYVVVLGGSKVSDKLGVIEALAPKVDTLIIGGGMCFTFLAAQGHSVGTSLLQEDMIDTCRDLLSRFGDVISLPTDVVVAPEFAADAPASTVAADAIPDGQMGLDIGPDSVAAFAGTLGAAKTVFWNGPMGVFEFPTFADGTRGVAEAIISATGAGAFSVVGGGDSAAAVRTLGLDEDGFSHISTGGGASLEFLEGKELPGITVLEN, encoded by the coding sequence ATGACCGTGAAGACCATCGACGACCTCATCGCCGACGGCGTCGAGGGACGACACGTCCTCGTCCGCGCCGACCTGAACGTCCCTCTCAAGGACGGCGACATCACCGACCCCGGCCGTATCGATGCCTCCGTACCAACGCTGCGCCGCCTGATCGACGCCGGCGCCCGCGTCATCGTCACCGCCCACCTCGGCCGCCCGAAGGGCGAAGTCAACCCGGAGTTCTCCCTGGCGCCGGTCGCCGAGGCCCTCGCCGAGCGTCTCGACCAGTGGGTACCCCTGGCTCAGGACGTCACCGGTGAGGATGCCCACGAGCGTGCCAACGGCCTCAACGACGGCGACATCCTCCTGCTGGAGAATGTACGTTTCGATGCCCGGGAAACCTCCAAGGACGAGGCCGAGCGCCAGGCCTTCGCCACCGAGCTCGCCGCCCTGACCGGTGACAACGGAGCATTCGTCTCTGACGGCTTCGGTGTGGTGCACCGTCGTCAGGCCTCCGTCTACGACGTCGCGGCACTGCTGCCGCACTACGCCGGCGGTCTGGTGCAGTCCGAACTCGAGGTGCTCAAGACGGTATCCGAGAACCCGGCACAGCCCTACGTCGTCGTCCTCGGTGGTTCGAAGGTCTCCGACAAGCTCGGAGTCATCGAGGCGCTCGCCCCCAAGGTCGACACCCTGATCATCGGTGGCGGCATGTGTTTCACCTTCCTCGCTGCGCAGGGGCACTCCGTGGGCACCTCTCTGCTCCAGGAGGACATGATCGACACCTGCCGCGACCTGCTGTCCCGCTTCGGCGACGTCATCTCCCTGCCCACCGACGTCGTCGTGGCCCCCGAGTTCGCCGCCGATGCACCGGCCAGCACGGTCGCCGCCGACGCCATCCCCGACGGCCAGATGGGTCTCGATATCGGGCCGGACTCCGTAGCCGCCTTCGCCGGGACCCTCGGTGCAGCCAAGACCGTCTTCTGGAACGGCCCGATGGGCGTCTTCGAATTCCCCACCTTCGCCGACGGCACCAGGGGAGTGGCCGAAGCCATCATCTCCGCCACCGGAGCCGGGGCCTTCTCCGTCGTCGGTGGCGGCGATTCTGCCGCCGCGGTGCGGACTCTGGGCCTCGACGAGGACGGCTTCAGCCACATCTCCACCGGTGGCGGTGCCTCCCTCGAGTTCCTCGAGGGCAAGGAACTGCCCGGTATCACCGTTCTCGAAAACTGA
- the ppc gene encoding phosphoenolpyruvate carboxylase, which produces MVPGLRQDLRYLGAILGDVIREQEGEDVLALVEDTRKDAFSVRHGDGNLADLADRLQNLPSDRSLPLIRAFSHFALLANLAEDLHEERLRERLADEGEPPHRATLQAAWQSLDEGGVTADEVSAVMDSAYVAPVLTAHPTETRRRTVFDVQWDITRLMRNRGRILNAGRTARSDERLAGIDRNIRRRVTILWQTALIRSVRPRIEDEINVGLRYFTISLLQEIPQINQRVTRELRERYGADVPSTPVVRPGSWIGGDHDGNPFVTGDTVDYATSRAAQTVFDWYLGQLHDLEHELSLSSRLTSVTPDLDDLADNGHNDVPSRVDEPYRRAVHGIRGRIAATATARLSDIVHPDTDSLGPYEPYAEASDFLADLHTVEASLRASADDLIADHRLATVIAAARSFGFHLSSLDLRQNSESFESILTEMFTRAGVTDHTADYSTLDEHDRVELLTRELHSPRPLTDPRARWSEMTERELGIFRAAADAVDRLGPEAVPHCIISMASSVSDILEPMILLKEVGLIDVTDGVATGGVDVIPLFETIDDLAHGATVMAELWSHQFYRDYVTQRGGIQEIMLGYSDSNKDGGYFAANWGLYDAELALVAAAREAGVGLRLFHGRGGTVGRGGGPSHEAILAQPEGAVQGSVRITEQGEIISAKYGVPSVARRNLEALVSATLEASLLPVDRIKEPDRAYTAMREIAELSRTAYSALMHEDDGFIDYFTSSTPLAEIGNLNIGSRPSSRKQTSSIADLRAIPWVLSWSQSRIMLPGWFGVGSALRDWIAAGEDTDGQETRGRLEYLRELHRTWPFFRSVLSNMAQVMAKADLSVAKLYSRLVPDADDAERIYDTIVEEFHLTVRMCLEITGQDSLLADNPALALSVRNRFPYLLPLNLLQLELLRRYRAGDRSDDVLDGIRLTMNGLATGLRNSG; this is translated from the coding sequence ATCGTCCCCGGGCTGAGGCAGGATCTGCGCTACCTGGGCGCGATCCTCGGCGACGTCATCCGGGAGCAGGAAGGGGAGGATGTCCTCGCTCTCGTCGAGGACACCCGCAAGGACGCCTTTAGCGTCCGGCACGGCGACGGCAACCTCGCCGACCTCGCCGATCGCCTGCAGAACCTCCCGTCGGACCGGTCCCTTCCGCTGATCCGGGCGTTCTCCCACTTCGCGCTGCTGGCCAATCTTGCCGAGGACCTCCACGAGGAACGCCTGCGTGAGCGTCTCGCCGACGAGGGGGAGCCTCCGCACCGTGCGACGCTGCAGGCCGCGTGGCAGTCCCTCGACGAGGGTGGTGTGACCGCCGATGAGGTTTCCGCGGTGATGGACTCCGCCTACGTCGCCCCCGTACTCACCGCACACCCCACCGAGACCCGCCGCCGCACCGTCTTCGACGTGCAGTGGGACATCACTCGGTTGATGCGTAACCGTGGGCGCATCCTCAACGCCGGCCGGACCGCGCGCAGTGACGAACGCCTCGCCGGCATCGACCGCAACATCCGTCGTCGTGTCACCATCCTGTGGCAGACCGCGCTGATCCGCTCGGTGCGCCCCCGCATCGAGGACGAGATCAACGTCGGACTCCGCTACTTTACCATCAGCCTGCTGCAGGAGATCCCCCAGATCAACCAGCGGGTCACCCGTGAGCTACGGGAACGCTACGGTGCCGACGTCCCCTCGACACCGGTGGTGCGCCCCGGCAGCTGGATCGGCGGCGACCACGACGGCAACCCCTTCGTCACCGGAGACACCGTCGACTACGCGACGTCCCGGGCCGCCCAGACCGTCTTCGACTGGTACCTCGGCCAGCTCCACGACCTCGAGCACGAACTCAGTCTCTCCAGCCGCCTCACCAGCGTCACCCCCGACCTGGACGACCTCGCCGACAACGGCCACAATGACGTCCCGTCCCGGGTCGACGAACCCTACCGACGTGCGGTCCACGGCATCCGAGGCAGGATCGCCGCCACGGCCACCGCCCGACTCAGCGACATCGTCCACCCGGACACCGACAGCCTCGGGCCCTACGAGCCTTATGCCGAGGCCAGCGATTTCCTCGCCGACCTGCACACCGTTGAGGCCTCGCTGCGCGCCAGCGCCGACGACCTGATCGCCGATCACCGCCTGGCGACGGTCATCGCCGCCGCCCGGTCCTTCGGCTTCCACCTCAGCAGCCTCGACCTGCGGCAGAACTCCGAGAGCTTCGAGAGCATTCTCACCGAAATGTTCACCCGCGCCGGCGTCACCGACCATACCGCCGACTACAGCACCCTTGATGAGCACGACCGCGTCGAACTGCTGACCCGGGAGCTGCACTCGCCACGCCCGCTCACCGACCCGCGGGCTCGCTGGAGTGAGATGACGGAACGCGAACTCGGGATCTTCCGCGCCGCCGCGGACGCCGTCGACCGGCTCGGCCCCGAGGCCGTCCCGCACTGCATCATCTCCATGGCGTCCAGCGTCTCCGACATCCTCGAACCGATGATCCTGCTCAAGGAAGTCGGCCTCATCGATGTCACCGACGGAGTGGCCACCGGTGGGGTAGACGTGATCCCACTCTTCGAGACCATCGACGATCTCGCCCACGGCGCCACAGTCATGGCCGAGCTGTGGAGTCACCAGTTCTACCGCGACTACGTGACCCAGCGCGGCGGGATCCAGGAGATCATGCTCGGCTACTCCGACTCCAACAAGGACGGCGGCTATTTCGCCGCGAACTGGGGTCTCTACGATGCCGAGCTCGCCCTCGTCGCCGCCGCCCGCGAGGCCGGAGTCGGACTGCGACTGTTCCACGGACGTGGAGGCACAGTCGGACGGGGTGGTGGCCCCAGCCACGAGGCGATCCTCGCCCAGCCCGAAGGCGCGGTGCAGGGCAGCGTCCGGATCACCGAACAGGGCGAGATCATCTCCGCCAAGTACGGTGTGCCGTCGGTCGCCCGGCGCAACCTTGAAGCACTCGTCTCGGCAACCCTGGAAGCCAGCCTGCTACCCGTCGACCGCATCAAGGAGCCCGACCGCGCCTACACGGCCATGCGGGAGATCGCCGAGCTCTCGCGCACGGCCTATTCCGCGCTGATGCACGAGGACGACGGCTTCATCGACTACTTCACCTCCTCGACACCGCTGGCTGAGATCGGCAACCTCAACATCGGTTCCCGGCCCAGTTCACGCAAGCAGACCAGCAGTATCGCCGACCTGCGTGCCATCCCGTGGGTGCTGTCCTGGTCGCAGTCGCGCATCATGCTGCCGGGCTGGTTCGGGGTGGGGTCCGCCCTACGGGACTGGATCGCCGCCGGGGAGGACACAGACGGCCAGGAAACCAGAGGGCGGCTGGAGTATCTGCGTGAGCTGCACCGCACCTGGCCGTTCTTCCGCTCGGTGTTGTCGAATATGGCGCAGGTGATGGCCAAGGCCGATCTGTCGGTGGCGAAGCTCTACTCCCGACTGGTGCCGGACGCAGACGACGCCGAACGCATCTACGACACCATCGTCGAGGAGTTCCATCTCACCGTGCGGATGTGTCTGGAGATCACCGGCCAGGACAGCCTGCTCGCGGACAACCCTGCCCTGGCCCTGTCGGTGCGTAACCGGTTCCCGTATCTGCTTCCGCTCAACCTGCTGCAGTTGGAGCTGCTGCGCCGCTACCGCGCCGGTGACCGGAGCGACGACGTGCTCGACGGCATCCGGTTGACGATGAACGGGCTGGCGACCGGGCTGCGTAACTCCGGGTAG